Proteins from a single region of Gasterosteus aculeatus chromosome 20, fGasAcu3.hap1.1, whole genome shotgun sequence:
- the LOC120810932 gene encoding palmitoyltransferase ZDHHC3 isoform X6, whose amino-acid sequence MKSPVHRCRDVEHGRAQGRAGARANCQQAEQRIPISKDVITSSAASAMWFIRDACGIVCALITWLLVLYADFVVLFVMLLPSKNLTYSIVNGTLFNILAFLALASHLRAMCTDPGAVPKGNATKEYIESLQLKPGQVVYKCPKCCSIKPDRAHHCSVCKRCIRKMDHHCPWVNNCVGENNQKYFVLFTMYIALVSLHSLVMVVFHFLYCFEDDWTKCSSFSPPATVILLILLCFEGLLFLIFTSVMFGTQVHSICTDETGIEQLKKEERRWSKKTKWMNMRAVFGHPFSFLWFSPFSTPDHGKAETYQYVV is encoded by the exons ATGAAGAGCCCGGTGCACAGATGCAGGGATGTGGAGCACGGGCGCGCGCAGGGCCGGGCCGGGGCTCGGGCCAACTGCCAACAGGCCGAGCAGCGCATCCCTATCTCCAAAGACGTGATCACTTCCTCCGCGGCCTCCGCCATGTGGTTCATCAGGGACGCCTGTGGCATTGTGTGCGCCCTCATCACCTGGCTGCTGGTGTTGTACGCGGACTTTGTGGTGCTGTTTGTAATGCTGCTGCCCTCCAAGAATCTGACCTACAGCATCGTGAACGGGACCCTGTTTAACATTCTGGCCTTCCTTGCACTTGCGTCACACCTCAGGGCCATGTGCACTGATCCG GGGGCGGTGCCAAAGGGGAATGCCACCAAGGAATACATAGAAAGCCTTCAGCTGAAACCAGGGCAGGTGGTCTACAAATGTCCCAAGTGCTGCAGCATCAAGCCTGACCGAGCACACCACTGCAG tgTTTGCAAACGCTGCATACGCAAGATGGACCACCACTGCCCGTGGGTAAATAACTGTGTTGGGGAGAACAACCAAAAGTACTTTGTGCTTTTCACA ATGTACATTGCACTCGTCTCTCTTCACTCTCTGGTCATGGTGGTCTTCCATTTCCTCTACTGCTTTGAAGACGATTGGACAa AGTGCagttccttctctcctccagcaACAGTCATCCTCCTCATACTCCTGTGCTTTGagggtctcctcttcctcatcttcacctctgtgatgttcGGCACCCAAGTCCACTCCATCTGTACCGACGAGACC GGCATAGAGCAGttgaaaaaggaagagagaagatGGTCTAAAAAAACTAAGTGGATGAACATGAGGGCGGTATTCGGACACCCGTTCTCCTTTTTGTGGTTTAGTCCGTTCTCCACGCCTGACCATGGGAAGGCAGAGACCTACCAGTATGTGGTGTGA
- the LOC120810932 gene encoding palmitoyltransferase ZDHHC3 isoform X5, protein MKSPVHRCRDVEHGRAQGRAGARANCQQAEQRIPISKDVITSSAASAMWFIRDACGIVCALITWLLVLYADFVVLFVMLLPSKNLTYSIVNGTLFNILAFLALASHLRAMCTDPGAVPKGNATKEYIESLQLKPGQVVYKCPKCCSIKPDRAHHCSVCKRCIRKMDHHCPWVNNCVGENNQKYFVLFTMYIALVSLHSLVMVVFHFLYCFEDDWTRNPHQKHHQQVTRECSSFSPPATVILLILLCFEGLLFLIFTSVMFGTQVHSICTDETGIEQLKKEERRWSKKTKWMNMRAVFGHPFSFLWFSPFSTPDHGKAETYQYVV, encoded by the exons ATGAAGAGCCCGGTGCACAGATGCAGGGATGTGGAGCACGGGCGCGCGCAGGGCCGGGCCGGGGCTCGGGCCAACTGCCAACAGGCCGAGCAGCGCATCCCTATCTCCAAAGACGTGATCACTTCCTCCGCGGCCTCCGCCATGTGGTTCATCAGGGACGCCTGTGGCATTGTGTGCGCCCTCATCACCTGGCTGCTGGTGTTGTACGCGGACTTTGTGGTGCTGTTTGTAATGCTGCTGCCCTCCAAGAATCTGACCTACAGCATCGTGAACGGGACCCTGTTTAACATTCTGGCCTTCCTTGCACTTGCGTCACACCTCAGGGCCATGTGCACTGATCCG GGGGCGGTGCCAAAGGGGAATGCCACCAAGGAATACATAGAAAGCCTTCAGCTGAAACCAGGGCAGGTGGTCTACAAATGTCCCAAGTGCTGCAGCATCAAGCCTGACCGAGCACACCACTGCAG tgTTTGCAAACGCTGCATACGCAAGATGGACCACCACTGCCCGTGGGTAAATAACTGTGTTGGGGAGAACAACCAAAAGTACTTTGTGCTTTTCACA ATGTACATTGCACTCGTCTCTCTTCACTCTCTGGTCATGGTGGTCTTCCATTTCCTCTACTGCTTTGAAGACGATTGGACAa GAAATCCGCATCAGAAGCACCATCAGCAGGTGACAAGAG AGTGCagttccttctctcctccagcaACAGTCATCCTCCTCATACTCCTGTGCTTTGagggtctcctcttcctcatcttcacctctgtgatgttcGGCACCCAAGTCCACTCCATCTGTACCGACGAGACC GGCATAGAGCAGttgaaaaaggaagagagaagatGGTCTAAAAAAACTAAGTGGATGAACATGAGGGCGGTATTCGGACACCCGTTCTCCTTTTTGTGGTTTAGTCCGTTCTCCACGCCTGACCATGGGAAGGCAGAGACCTACCAGTATGTGGTGTGA
- the LOC120810932 gene encoding palmitoyltransferase ZDHHC3 isoform X4: protein MKSPVHRCRDVEHGRAQGRAGARANCQQAEQRIPISKDVITSSAASAMWFIRDACGIVCALITWLLVLYADFVVLFVMLLPSKNLTYSIVNGTLFNILAFLALASHLRAMCTDPGAVPKGNATKEYIESLQLKPGQVVYKCPKCCSIKPDRAHHCSVCKRCIRKMDHHCPWVNNCVGENNQKYFVLFTMYIALVSLHSLVMVVFHFLYCFEDDWTTGNPHQKHHQQVTRECSSFSPPATVILLILLCFEGLLFLIFTSVMFGTQVHSICTDETGIEQLKKEERRWSKKTKWMNMRAVFGHPFSFLWFSPFSTPDHGKAETYQYVV from the exons ATGAAGAGCCCGGTGCACAGATGCAGGGATGTGGAGCACGGGCGCGCGCAGGGCCGGGCCGGGGCTCGGGCCAACTGCCAACAGGCCGAGCAGCGCATCCCTATCTCCAAAGACGTGATCACTTCCTCCGCGGCCTCCGCCATGTGGTTCATCAGGGACGCCTGTGGCATTGTGTGCGCCCTCATCACCTGGCTGCTGGTGTTGTACGCGGACTTTGTGGTGCTGTTTGTAATGCTGCTGCCCTCCAAGAATCTGACCTACAGCATCGTGAACGGGACCCTGTTTAACATTCTGGCCTTCCTTGCACTTGCGTCACACCTCAGGGCCATGTGCACTGATCCG GGGGCGGTGCCAAAGGGGAATGCCACCAAGGAATACATAGAAAGCCTTCAGCTGAAACCAGGGCAGGTGGTCTACAAATGTCCCAAGTGCTGCAGCATCAAGCCTGACCGAGCACACCACTGCAG tgTTTGCAAACGCTGCATACGCAAGATGGACCACCACTGCCCGTGGGTAAATAACTGTGTTGGGGAGAACAACCAAAAGTACTTTGTGCTTTTCACA ATGTACATTGCACTCGTCTCTCTTCACTCTCTGGTCATGGTGGTCTTCCATTTCCTCTACTGCTTTGAAGACGATTGGACAa CAGGAAATCCGCATCAGAAGCACCATCAGCAGGTGACAAGAG AGTGCagttccttctctcctccagcaACAGTCATCCTCCTCATACTCCTGTGCTTTGagggtctcctcttcctcatcttcacctctgtgatgttcGGCACCCAAGTCCACTCCATCTGTACCGACGAGACC GGCATAGAGCAGttgaaaaaggaagagagaagatGGTCTAAAAAAACTAAGTGGATGAACATGAGGGCGGTATTCGGACACCCGTTCTCCTTTTTGTGGTTTAGTCCGTTCTCCACGCCTGACCATGGGAAGGCAGAGACCTACCAGTATGTGGTGTGA